One Cervus elaphus chromosome 27, mCerEla1.1, whole genome shotgun sequence genomic region harbors:
- the CXXC1 gene encoding CXXC-type zinc finger protein 1: MEGDASDPEPPDAGEDSKSENGENAPIYCICRKPDINCFMIGCDNCNEWFHGDCIRITEKMAKAIREWYCRECREKDPKLEIRYRHKKSRERDSSERDGSEPRDEGGGRKRPAPDPDLQRRAGAGTGVGAMLARGSSSPHKSSPQPLVAAPSQHHQQQQQQQQVKRSARMCGECEACRRTEDCGHCDFCRDMKKFGGPNKIRQKCRLRQCQLRARESYKYFPSSLSPVTPSESLPRPRRPLPTQPQPQPSQKLGRLREDEGAVASAAVKEPPEATATPEPLSDEDLPLDSELYQDFCAGAFDDHSLPWMSDTEESPFLDPALRKRAVKVKHVKRREKKSEKKKDERYKRHRQKQKHKDKWKHPERADAKDPASLPQCLGPGCVRAAQPGSKYCSDDCGMKLAANRIYEILPQRIQQWQQSPCIAEEHGKKLLERIRREQQSARTRLQEMERRFHELEAIILRAKQQAVREDEESNEGDSDDTDLQIFCVSCGHPINPRVALRHMERCYAKYESQTSFGSMYPTRIEGATRLFCDVYNPQSKTYCKRLQVLCPEHSRDPKVPADEVCGCPLVRDVFELTGDFCRLPKRQCNRHYCWEKLRRAEVDLERVRVWYKLDELFEQERNVRTAMTNRAGLLALMLHQTIQHDPLTTDLRSSAER, translated from the exons ATG GAGGGCGACGCTTCAGATCCAGAGCCTCCAGACGCCGGGGAGGACAGCAAGTCCGAGAATGGGGAGAATGCGCCCATCTACTGCATCTGCCGCAAACCAGACATCAACTGCTTCATGAT CGGGTGTGACAACTGCAACGAATGGTTTCACGGGGACTGCATCCGGATCACTGAGAAGATGGCCAAGGCCATCCGAGAGTGGTACTGTCGGGAGTGCCGAG agaaggaccccaagcTGGAGATCCGCTACCGGCATAAGAAGTCGCGGGAGCGAGACAGCTCCGAGCGAGACGGCAGTGAGCCCCGGGATGAGGGTGGAGGGCGCAAGAGGCCTGCCCCGGATCCGGACCTGCAgcgcagggcaggggcagggacaggGGTTGGGGCCATGCTTGCTCGGGGATCCTCTTCGCCCCACAAATCCTCTCCACAGCCCCTGGTGGCCGCGCCCAGCCAG catcaccagcagcagcagcagcagcagcaggtcaaACGATCAGCCCGCATGTGTGGCGAGTGCGAGGCCTGCCGGCGCACGGAGGACTGTGGCCACTGCGACTTCTGCCGAGACATGAAGAAGTTTGGGGGCCCCAACAAGATCCGGCAGAAGTGCCGGCTGCGTCAGTGCCAACTTCGGGCCCGG GAATCGTACAAGTACTTCCCTTCCTCG CTCTCGCCGGTGACGCCCTCAGAGTCCCTGCCAAGGCCTCGCCggcccctgcccacccagccgCAGCCGCAGCCGTCGCAGAAGCTGGGGCGCCTCCGAGAGGACGAGGGGGCAGTGGCATCTGCGGCAGTCAAGGAGCCACCGGAGGCCACGGCGACACCCGAGCCGCTCTCGGACGAGGACCTCCCACTGGACTCTGAACTGTACCAGGACTTCTGTGCAGGGGCCTTCGATGACCACAGCCTG CCCTGGATGAGCGACACGGAGGAGTCCCCGTTCCTGGACCCGGCGCTGCGGAAGAGGGCGGTGAAAGTGAAGCACGTGAAGCGGCGGGAGAAGAAGTcagagaagaag AAGGACGAAAGGTACAAGCGCCATCGACAGAAGCAGAAGCACAAGGACAAATGGAAACACCCGGAGCGGGCCGACGCCAAGGACCCCGCGTCGCTGCCACAGTGCCTGGGGCCTGGCTGCGTGCGCGCCGCCCAGCCCGGCTCCAAGTATTGCTCCGATGACTGCGGCATGAAGCTGGCGGCCAA CCGCATCTACGAGATCCTCCCTCAGCGCATCCAGCAGTGGCAGCAAAGCCCGTGCATCGCGGAGGAGCACGGCAAGAAGCTGCTCGAGCGCATCCGCCGGGAGCAGCAgagcgcgcgcacccgcctgcaGGAGATGGAGCGCCGCTTCCACGAGCTCGAGGCCATCATCCTGCGCGCCAAGCAGCAGGCGGTGCGCGAGGATGAGGAG AGCAACGAGGGTGACAGTGACGACACGGACCTGCAgatcttctgcgtctcctgcggGCACCCCATCAACCCACGCGTTGCCTTGCGCCACATGGAGCGCTGCTACGCCAAG TACGAGAGCCAGACGTCCTTTGGGTCCATGTACCCCACCCGCATCGAGGG GGCCACGCGGCTCTTCTGCGACGTCTACAACCCTCAGAGCAAGACGTACTGTAAGCGGCTCCAGGTGCTATGCCCCGAGCACTCACGGGACCCCAAA GTGCCAGCTGACGAGGTATGCGGGTGCCCCCTCGTAAGGGATGTTTTCGAGCTCACGGGTGACTTCTGCCGTCTGCCCAAGCGCCAGTGCAACCGGCACTACTGCTGGGAGAAGCTGCGGCGTGCCGAGGTGGACCTGGAGCGCGTGCGCGTG TGGTACAAGCTGGACGAGCTATTCGAGCAGGAGCGCAACGTTCGCACGGCCATGACCAACCGGGCCGGCTTGCTGGCTCTGATGCTGCACCAGACCATCCAGCACGACCCGCTCACCACCGACCTGCGCTCCAGCGCCGAGCGCTGA